The segment CATGTATCCCAAAGTTACGGAGCTCCCCAACAACAAACTCAACAATTTGTCTCAAGCGGTCCATCGTTTGTCTCAAGCGGTCCATCAAGCTCCTTTGTCTCAAGCGGTCCATCAAACTTTGTATCGACTTCAAACTTCGCGCCCTCTACCGGCGGAAATTTCGTTTCTAATGCTCCAACTCAATCTTTCGTCTCACACTCTTCCGGTCCAGCATTCTCTTCAGCTCCCGCTAAAACTATTGTCACCAAAGACGTTTATGTTCATGAAGCTCCCGAAGATCCAGAAGAGCACATTACTCATACCATCAATACTCCTCAAGTCAACCAAAAACATTACAAAATCTTGTtcattaaagcgccatctgccAATCTTAAGAGTACCATTCGTGTTCAACAACCGGgacaaaatgaagaaaagacAATTGTCTACGTTTTGGTTAAGAAACCCGAAGTTAATACGCAAATCTTGCAACAAGAAGCAGCAGCTGCTCCCCAACACAAACCCGAAGTTTACTTCATCAAGTACAAGAATCCCAAAAAGGCGGGAAATGTCGTTGGAGATGCCCCAGTTGTTGGTCAATCTCATGGAACAACAGGCTCCGGGACCTGTTCTTGTTAATGTTGGCGGTAACAATGGCGTCAATGATGGTACTTTGGGAGACTCTTACTCCTCAGCTTTGGGAGGCATTGAACATGCTGGCGGCATCTACCCTGAAGAAAAACGTACTCGCAAGAGTCCTTCAAGCCCCTATGGACCTGCTAACTACAGTCCAGCTGCTCCTTTAggctaaaaaaaagtcatttattgttgaattttgttacatatttttttactcattgcTCAAATTTACTCTGATCCGAAaataaatcgaattttttgtcgaaatttattttttagaagggACTTATACTGTCAATTATACTTTTATCTGTATCTCTCGTATTCACTCAAAAATTCGAGACGACTAAAACAAAttgtaatcaatttaaaacatCCTGCTTATTACATTTAAAACATTGTCATTATTCCGTCTCCAGATTCAAAGCGGAGGTAATTGAATATTGTCGTATTTATTGCAAACGCAATTGTTAGTGATGCCGATATCGACATGATACAGAAGACTTCAGCATAGGCAGTAATTGCTCATTGAATGACAAAAGAGGAAGCACTtagtgaagattttttttttcgtttcgtttttgttttgtttgaattcaCTAACGGAGTAATTGAGGAGGAGGAAGGGAATCCGGATTTTTATGTACTTTAAACTAATTTACTTGATATTCGTTTGAATttgatgtgaaaaattcatgtttctctcgattattttttgaaggcaTGATATTTATTGTCTCGTAACGATATTTGGCGTAATTCGGCATAATATATTTTGgtttgtaagaaatttgtgttttataatcgatttttttggcAAGAAATCGgcgaattattaaattttaaagttgaattgatatttttggcgggaaatttgCTCAacgtctaaaaatttaaattgacagatgtcaaaaaaatgttaaaaatttttggatattttttaatcactttttaaccaaatttataCTCTTTGAGTCTAAAATTGGttccaaaatttaactttaaacaaaaattttgacatctgtcaattcaaatttttaaacgttaattcaaatttcccgccaaaaaatcaatttatttcaaaatttcataattcgcTCATTTCttgccaaaaataaatcgattacAAAACACAAATTCCTCACAAACCAAAAGATATCATGCCGAATTACGCCAAATGACTTGATGTGACAATAAATATCTTTCGCTTATTCATGTGTTGTCTtgcgtttatttaatttcattccaAATCAATTTAGCGCGATGCGAAGTCGGGAATGGAATGATACATGCGTGGGATGACAAAATTGTCTGCATTCATGACTCACATCGTCATCGTTTTCGAAACAACgactaaaaaaatgcattgcaAAAGGGCAAAGTACGCGCAATATTTTAACCTTGCATTGaataagtaattaaatttggtCGCGAAACGGAGAAAGAACAACGACGAGATCAAAGATTTGAATGCAATATGGATAAAGTTGCACCTAAAGTTGCCATTTCTGTTGTAAAACACATGATTTTACAATACAATTTAGCTACCTAGACAAAGAACGTACAAACAAAATGCAcagaagcaacaacaaaacaccTGAATGCCCATATTTGGGATTCTCTACGTTTTATCGGAAagtattttgcaaaatatttacaaacaacaacaacaacaaatatctCGCAGAGATTCATTCACTCAGATACACCTGAGTGTCACGACAACCTTTTGGAGCTTCTGTTTACTGTTCGCTACTACATTTGTCGTTTTGTGTCGTTCGTTTGCCGGCTCGACTTTTGCTGTTTGCCGGCTTGATGCTTGTCGCACATGAAACACTCACGAATCACGCGTTTTGCCTTCTACTCTTGCCTCGAACaacaataatgatgatgatgattataatTGTTTGTTTCTGCTCTTTTTTAGGTAAATCAGCATTGCACGAAATTTCCCAttgttttcaacttttgtccccaaaacgagcaaaatttgtctcaaaaattgatcttCGCACGaacctcattaaaaaaatgctgagatcgaatttttcgttttgtttatCGAACACGCCcccctttattattattagtgaaCGAACACAACCCAGCGAGTGACATGACACGAGAAATCTGTCAAAAACTGACGACATGACattattgcgaaaaaaaaattgttattcgGAAGCCCGCTCATTATCCGCTcgtgatttcttttttttgcacaaagaatcattgttattattatgtttttacgATTAAGCCAACAATGTAGTGTTGACGCGGgagctattattattattatttgttgttcttcatcatcaacatcatcgaaAGACACGTGGCAACCCCTTTTCCCTCCATTTGTAATATAAAGCATGAACAAGCGTGAGATGACTTTTGAATGGAATCCGCAAATAAAGGGTGCACTTTTGTgcatgattgaaaaattatttgttttgtggTGATTTTCTCCCCAATATCGCATCAAATTTCGTTtagttaagaaaatatttattgtaaaaacatACTTCAAGGGTTTTTGAGTGATTAGCGGCATatgttttttgaactttatcctgaaagaaaaaaaaaataataaataaaaattctgccTTATCTCGCATTTGCCTGACCTGCTCTCGcatatcattaaattataataaatttttggataatcATTAATTATCGTTTTTCCACAGTCAGCGCGTAATTTACTTCCATTccctttttcatgaaatatatatgaattttttttgtaacccaTTTCATATTATGCATGTGGATTTATATGGTTTCATCGAATAATTACTTTTGAAAAGTTGATTATTATCTCGGCTGCCATCCTCGTCGTATATATTCTACAATGACTCactttgtgttaaaaataactCTGTGCGGCGGCATTCAGttgttattattcaaattcattccattaataattttgcatcCATGGATTTTAatctgattttaaaaattattattatattacgtGCGATACATCTCTTTGTTGGATGGTTTGCTGTACGACGAACTCATACGTAGAGCTGTAGATACAAGTGTAGggcatataataaataatttatttgattatgaTGATTATATGGCATTAATGCAGTCCTCCAATTCCTCCATTAAGTCCCATCCTCGTTGGAAAAAATGTCAGCGAGATCATAAATCGTAATTTGTggtttttggcgggaaaattttaattttgacggATGTCATGGGATATggtctaaatttttcaataatttaaaggatatattaatttttttcaataatataattttaaaattgattaaaaatcaaaatttttctaacctcaaaaatttcgCGCCATTTCTGTGATCAAagagtttttcaa is part of the Culicoides brevitarsis isolate CSIRO-B50_1 chromosome 3, AGI_CSIRO_Cbre_v1, whole genome shotgun sequence genome and harbors:
- the LOC134833272 gene encoding uncharacterized protein LOC134833272, which produces MNGSQSQILSFVAVATARPQVYGPPSHPQVFEHHSSSFRVPIRSQAPVEVSIQPSLGYTLPTQNLGSFNQAPQTFVQRTYQAPQQVQQVHHVSQSYGAPQQQTQQFVSSGPSFVSSGPSSSFVSSGPSNFVSTSNFAPSTGGNFVSNAPTQSFVSHSSGPAFSSAPAKTIVTKDVYVHEAPEDPEEHITHTINTPQVNQKHYKILFIKAPSANLKSTIRVQQPGQNEEKTIVYVLVKKPEVNTQILQQEAAAAPQHKPEVYFIKYKNPKKAGNVVGDAPVVGQSHGTTGSGTSLGGIEHAGGIYPEEKRTRKSPSSPYGPANYSPAAPLG